In the Flavobacterium sp. J372 genome, one interval contains:
- the nadC gene encoding carboxylating nicotinate-nucleotide diphosphorylase: MISDIQFQKELDIIIANAIREDVGDGDHSSLACIPDDATGRAKLLVKDNGVLAGVEFAKQVFNYVDPGLQVEVFLQDGTPVKYGDVAFHVSGSSQSILKSERLVLNAMQRMSAIATKTKKYVDILAGTGTGVLDTRKTTPGVRALEKWAVRIGGGENHRFALYDMVMLKDNHIDFAGGITQAITKTHEYLRANHLDLKIIVEARNLDEVREIISNPGVHRILLDNFDYAETREAVAIIGDYCQTESSGGINEDTMRHYAECGVNYISSGALTHSIYNMDLSLKAF; the protein is encoded by the coding sequence ATGATCTCTGACATCCAGTTTCAAAAAGAACTCGACATCATCATAGCCAATGCCATTCGTGAAGACGTAGGCGACGGCGACCACTCATCCCTGGCCTGCATCCCTGACGATGCTACCGGCCGAGCCAAGCTCCTGGTAAAAGACAACGGTGTTTTAGCCGGAGTGGAGTTTGCCAAACAGGTGTTCAACTATGTAGACCCGGGCCTTCAGGTAGAGGTGTTCCTGCAGGATGGTACTCCCGTAAAATACGGCGATGTAGCCTTTCATGTTTCGGGTTCGTCACAAAGCATCCTCAAGAGCGAGCGCCTGGTGCTCAACGCCATGCAGCGTATGAGCGCCATTGCCACCAAGACCAAAAAATATGTTGATATACTGGCCGGCACCGGTACCGGCGTGCTTGATACCCGCAAGACAACCCCCGGCGTGCGTGCCCTCGAGAAGTGGGCGGTGCGCATAGGCGGCGGCGAAAACCACCGTTTTGCCCTGTATGACATGGTGATGCTGAAAGACAACCACATCGACTTTGCCGGCGGAATCACGCAGGCTATCACCAAAACACATGAATACCTCAGGGCCAACCACCTCGACCTGAAAATAATCGTTGAGGCTCGTAACCTTGACGAGGTTCGCGAGATAATCTCAAATCCCGGTGTGCACCGCATATTGCTTGATAATTTCGACTATGCCGAGACCCGGGAGGCCGTGGCTATCATCGGCGATTACTGCCAGACAGAATCTTCCGGCGGGATTAACGAAGACACCATGCGCCACTATGCCGAGTGCGGCGTGAATTACATATCAAGCGGGGCGCTCACGCACAGCATTTACAACATGGACCTGAGCCTAAAAGCCTTCTAG
- a CDS encoding YihY/virulence factor BrkB family protein, producing the protein MSAELEHKLERIPVIKHLVRLGKSIRLPYSEGLTLYHLIELYFTGIINGDLSYRAGAIAFSFFMSLFPFTLFLLNLVPYVPVPGFREDLLSFIQDNVPPNTYDAIYKIIDDITKTSYSSLLSFGIFLAILLMSNGMNAILSGFQSSLHITIKRPFFRQYALAIVLSLMLTVLLIVTVSAIVTLEVIIQSLNKRGFFENVDLLRVGRYAFLVMMILMTTSILFKFAAKETKGAAFFSYGSVFSTILFGITSYIFGIWVVRFAQYNELYGSIGTLLVLMLYIWINCFILLLGFELNALIHKLKRKNLYI; encoded by the coding sequence ATGTCGGCAGAGCTGGAACATAAGCTGGAACGCATACCCGTAATAAAGCACCTGGTGCGCCTGGGCAAAAGCATACGCCTGCCGTATAGCGAGGGCCTCACGCTGTACCACCTGATTGAGCTGTATTTTACGGGCATCATCAACGGCGACCTCAGTTACCGCGCGGGTGCCATTGCATTCAGTTTCTTTATGTCGCTGTTCCCGTTCACGCTGTTTTTACTGAACCTTGTGCCGTATGTACCCGTGCCGGGCTTCCGTGAAGACTTACTGAGTTTCATACAAGACAATGTTCCGCCAAACACCTATGATGCCATCTATAAAATCATAGACGACATTACCAAAACCAGTTACAGCAGCCTCCTGTCGTTCGGTATATTCCTGGCCATATTGCTTATGAGCAACGGCATGAACGCCATACTCAGCGGTTTCCAGAGTAGCCTGCACATTACTATAAAGCGTCCGTTTTTCAGGCAATATGCGCTGGCCATTGTATTATCGCTTATGCTTACGGTGCTGCTTATAGTTACGGTTTCAGCGATTGTAACCCTTGAGGTAATTATACAAAGCCTGAACAAAAGGGGCTTTTTTGAAAACGTCGATTTGCTAAGGGTGGGCAGGTATGCATTCCTTGTAATGATGATTTTAATGACGACATCAATACTGTTTAAATTTGCTGCAAAAGAGACGAAGGGCGCGGCTTTCTTCAGCTATGGCTCGGTTTTCAGTACAATACTGTTTGGTATAACGTCATATATTTTTGGTATCTGGGTAGTGCGTTTTGCGCAGTATAATGAGCTGTACGGATCAATTGGCACGCTACTTGTATTAATGCTTTATATATGGATAAACTGCTTTATTCTGCTATTAGGTTTCGAATTAAATGCGCTTATTCATAAATTAAAAAGAAAAAATTTATATATTTAA
- a CDS encoding DUF2147 domain-containing protein — MKNYFLTILFVAVAGVFSAQAQVTGKWKTIDDETGKAKSIVEIYESNGKLYGKVVEILNPAKKNAKCDKCEGADKGKPVEGLVIIKGLTKDGNEWTDGDILDPTKGKLYSCTLKLDGKDKLKVRGYLGVSLLGRTQTWTRVN, encoded by the coding sequence ATGAAGAATTACTTTTTAACTATCCTTTTTGTAGCCGTTGCAGGAGTGTTTTCGGCTCAGGCCCAGGTAACGGGTAAGTGGAAAACTATTGATGATGAAACAGGTAAGGCAAAATCTATCGTAGAGATTTATGAAAGCAACGGCAAGCTTTACGGCAAGGTGGTAGAAATACTTAACCCTGCGAAAAAGAATGCTAAATGTGATAAATGTGAAGGCGCAGACAAAGGCAAACCTGTTGAGGGCCTTGTTATTATAAAAGGGCTTACTAAAGATGGTAACGAGTGGACAGACGGTGATATTCTTGACCCGACTAAAGGCAAGTTGTACAGCTGCACTCTGAAGCTTGACGGTAAAGACAAACTGAAAGTACGCGGCTACCTTGGCGTATCGCTACTTGGCCGGACCCAAACCTGGACAAGGGTTAACTAA
- a CDS encoding LytTR family DNA-binding domain-containing protein gives MKLNCVVVDDSTIQRITLSKLVNDHPELNLIGDFSNASETRNCILNKTVHLLFLDIEMPVQTGFDLLDGLKTRPQIVFVSAKANYALRAFDYDAIDYLQKPLTRDRFNKAVQKAIDFYTLKKDGTEEEGDFIFVKSNLKNLKVYINKIRWVEAFGDYIKIITDSSSHLVLSTMKDFETQLPKEKFLRVHKSYIVNLDKVQRYNSKVAEIGTTKIPLSRTKKKNWLKC, from the coding sequence ATGAAACTGAACTGTGTTGTTGTTGACGATAGCACTATACAAAGAATAACTTTGTCTAAACTTGTGAATGATCATCCGGAACTGAACCTTATAGGTGATTTTTCGAATGCATCTGAAACACGCAACTGCATACTCAACAAAACCGTACACCTGCTTTTTCTTGATATAGAAATGCCGGTACAGACAGGTTTTGACCTTCTTGACGGGCTTAAGACCCGCCCACAGATCGTTTTTGTATCGGCTAAGGCTAACTATGCCTTAAGAGCATTTGACTATGATGCAATCGATTATCTGCAGAAACCGCTAACTCGCGACCGCTTTAATAAAGCCGTACAAAAAGCAATAGACTTTTATACGCTTAAAAAAGACGGCACTGAAGAAGAAGGTGATTTCATCTTTGTGAAAAGCAACCTGAAAAACCTGAAAGTTTACATTAATAAGATACGATGGGTAGAAGCATTTGGCGATTATATAAAGATTATTACCGACAGCAGCAGCCATCTTGTACTTTCAACCATGAAAGATTTTGAGACACAGCTTCCTAAAGAAAAATTCCTTCGAGTACACAAATCTTACATAGTAAACCTTGATAAAGTGCAGCGCTACAACAGTAAAGTTGCCGAAATTGGCACGACTAAAATACCGCTGAGCCGCACTAAAAAGAAGAACTGGCTAAAATGCTGA
- the rpsF gene encoding 30S ribosomal protein S6 has protein sequence MNHYETVFILNPVLSEAQVKETVSKFEDYLTSKGAKMVAKEDWGLKKMAYEIQNKKSGFYTLFQFEAPGDVLIGFETEFRRDERVMRFLTVALDKHAVAWAERRREKLKTKAN, from the coding sequence ATGAATCACTATGAAACTGTTTTCATCTTGAATCCCGTTTTATCTGAAGCCCAGGTAAAGGAAACAGTAAGTAAGTTTGAAGATTATCTTACTTCAAAGGGTGCAAAGATGGTAGCTAAAGAAGACTGGGGCCTTAAGAAAATGGCTTACGAAATCCAGAACAAGAAGAGCGGCTTTTACACGCTTTTCCAGTTTGAAGCACCGGGCGATGTACTTATCGGTTTTGAAACTGAATTCCGCCGCGATGAGCGCGTAATGCGTTTCCTTACTGTAGCCCTTGACAAGCACGCTGTGGCTTGGGCAGAAAGAAGAAGAGAAAAACTAAAAACTAAAGCAAACTAA
- the rpsR gene encoding 30S ribosomal protein S18 produces the protein MSTIEQSAKGKKDGDIRYLTPLNIETNKQKKYCRFKKSGIKYVDYKDPDFLLKFVNEQGKILPRRLTGTSLKYQRKVSVAVKRARHLALMPYVADLLK, from the coding sequence ATGTCAACTATAGAGCAGTCAGCTAAAGGAAAAAAAGACGGGGATATCAGGTATCTTACGCCTTTGAACATAGAGACAAACAAGCAGAAGAAATATTGCCGTTTCAAGAAGTCAGGCATCAAGTATGTAGATTACAAAGACCCTGATTTCCTTTTGAAATTTGTTAACGAGCAAGGTAAGATCCTTCCTCGTCGCCTTACCGGTACATCTTTGAAATACCAAAGGAAAGTATCTGTAGCAGTTAAAAGGGCTCGTCACTTAGCGTTAATGCCATATGTGGCGGATTTACTAAAATAA
- a CDS encoding DUF6495 family protein, translating into MKYTRLTKEQLEELHPEFIRFLASQQIDKAEWDTIKAEKPEVAEQELDIFSDLIWEGVLDKAEYMEHYSTNHIFLFKLGKETMESIIIHAHGPHIDLLTESGLQWLNENIFEDAVQVKRGKKDFGTNRNAEAFSLLQQGAILSDGTLYNQLEDMF; encoded by the coding sequence ATGAAATACACAAGACTTACCAAAGAACAGCTTGAAGAACTGCACCCGGAATTCATACGCTTCCTGGCATCACAGCAGATAGATAAAGCAGAATGGGATACTATTAAAGCTGAAAAGCCTGAAGTAGCAGAGCAGGAGCTGGATATATTCAGTGACCTGATATGGGAAGGCGTTTTAGATAAAGCTGAATACATGGAGCATTATTCTACCAACCATATCTTCCTGTTTAAGCTTGGCAAAGAAACTATGGAGAGCATCATTATTCATGCCCATGGCCCGCACATTGACCTGCTTACCGAAAGCGGCCTTCAATGGCTTAATGAGAATATTTTTGAAGATGCCGTACAGGTGAAACGCGGTAAGAAAGATTTCGGCACCAACCGTAATGCAGAGGCTTTCAGCCTGCTTCAACAGGGGGCAATATTGAGTGATGGCACACTTTATAACCAGCTTGAAGATATGTTTTAG
- a CDS encoding endo alpha-1,4 polygalactosaminidase: MKKFLAMACIVMLTACNNNDEDDNSNNGIVGNYRDDMREFVIGISQKAKSVRSGFAVIPQNGIELVSSNGDEDGMPVTTYLNAVDGNGQEDLFFGYVSDDEPTPAEDNAYLRGLLNISKNAGKTILVTDYVSTPYKITSSYQQNQSAGYVSFAATERALNTIPAGQPHNVNTSNITSLSQAKNFLYLINPENFASKQAFISAVAATNYDALIMDLFFEGQQFTPDEIQQLKQKANGGTRMVICYMSIGEAENYRYYWESSWTTSPPSWLAAENPDWPGNYKVRYWNADWQGIIYKNNDSYLDRIITTGFDGVYLDIIDAFEFFEGAS; encoded by the coding sequence ATGAAAAAGTTTTTGGCAATGGCTTGCATAGTAATGCTTACTGCCTGCAACAATAATGATGAAGATGATAACAGCAACAACGGCATTGTTGGCAATTACAGAGATGACATGCGCGAATTTGTCATTGGCATAAGCCAAAAAGCTAAAAGTGTGAGGTCGGGGTTTGCTGTTATTCCTCAGAATGGGATTGAGCTGGTAAGCAGTAATGGTGATGAAGATGGAATGCCGGTTACGACCTATCTTAACGCGGTAGACGGTAACGGGCAGGAAGACCTATTTTTTGGATATGTCAGCGACGACGAGCCTACTCCTGCTGAAGACAATGCCTACCTGCGCGGATTGCTTAATATTAGCAAAAATGCAGGCAAGACAATACTGGTAACGGACTATGTAAGCACACCATATAAAATTACGTCATCATACCAACAGAACCAATCAGCAGGCTATGTGTCTTTTGCGGCTACGGAGCGGGCACTGAATACAATCCCGGCAGGGCAGCCGCACAATGTAAATACCAGTAACATCACATCACTTAGCCAGGCAAAGAATTTTCTCTACCTTATCAATCCTGAGAATTTTGCATCAAAGCAGGCGTTCATTTCTGCGGTGGCAGCTACAAACTATGATGCTTTGATAATGGATTTATTTTTCGAAGGTCAGCAATTTACTCCAGACGAAATACAGCAACTGAAACAAAAGGCTAACGGTGGCACTCGAATGGTTATCTGTTACATGAGTATTGGCGAGGCTGAAAACTATCGTTATTACTGGGAAAGTTCATGGACAACTTCACCCCCGTCATGGTTGGCTGCAGAAAACCCGGATTGGCCCGGCAATTACAAAGTTCGTTACTGGAATGCAGATTGGCAGGGCATCATCTACAAAAACAATGACAGTTACCTTGACAGGATTATAACCACGGGGTTTGATGGGGTATACCTTGATATCATTGATGCGTTTGAGTTCTTTGAAGGGGCTTCTTAG
- the ligA gene encoding NAD-dependent DNA ligase LigA, with the protein MDTLQKITSLREELNQHNYNYYVLDNPTISDLEFDMKLRELQELEAKHPEYFDADSPTQRVGGAITKNFNTIQHEFRMYSLDNAYSKEEVLEWEKRVHRGLGTDKVSYTCELKYDGASISITYENGRLAKAVTRGDGFQGDEVTTNIKTIRSVPLKLKGDYPEKFEIRGEIILPLEGFAKMNQEIIEAGGTAYANPRNTASGSLKLQDSGEVAKRPLDCLLYSLVGNNLPVKDQFEGLEKARQWGFKVPKEAKLANSIEEVFAFIDHWDTHRHDLPYETDGVVIKVNDLHQQEELGYTAKSPRWAVAYKFKAERVSTRLHKITYQVGRTGAITPVANLEPVQLGGTIVKRASLHNADQIEKLDVREGDEVFVEKGGEIIPKIIAVDFTKRDPESMPTVYIEKCPECFHDLERKEGEAQHYCPNYYECPPQVIGRIQHFISRKAMDIEGLGGETVTLLYNAGLIQNYADLYELKKEQVTPLERMADKSAENLINGIEASKNIPFERVLYALGIRYVGETVAKKLAKHYKTIDNLANATLMELIMVDEIGERIAQSVVDFFANDDNRKLVDRLKGYGVQLETSAEANTSVSDKLAGKTFVVSGVFEKFSRDDLKKAIEDNGGKVGSSISSKTDYVVAGDNMGPAKLEKAKQLGVKIISEDEFIQLLDGNL; encoded by the coding sequence ATGGATACCCTTCAAAAGATAACTTCCCTTCGCGAAGAACTCAATCAACATAACTATAATTATTACGTACTTGACAATCCCACTATAAGTGATCTTGAGTTTGATATGAAGCTGCGCGAATTGCAGGAACTCGAGGCAAAGCACCCCGAATATTTTGACGCTGACTCACCAACACAGCGTGTGGGCGGGGCCATTACCAAGAATTTCAATACCATACAACATGAGTTCAGGATGTATTCGCTTGATAATGCCTATTCAAAAGAAGAGGTGTTGGAGTGGGAAAAGCGCGTGCACCGTGGCCTTGGGACAGATAAGGTTTCATACACCTGTGAACTTAAGTATGATGGCGCGTCAATAAGCATTACATACGAAAACGGTAGGTTGGCTAAAGCCGTAACCCGCGGAGACGGTTTCCAGGGAGATGAAGTAACAACCAATATAAAGACGATACGCTCGGTACCGTTAAAGCTTAAAGGTGACTATCCTGAAAAATTTGAGATACGAGGTGAAATCATCCTCCCGCTGGAAGGTTTTGCCAAAATGAATCAGGAAATTATAGAAGCGGGTGGTACAGCTTACGCCAATCCGCGCAATACGGCATCGGGCAGCCTGAAACTTCAGGATAGTGGTGAGGTAGCTAAGCGTCCGCTGGACTGCTTGCTGTACTCTCTCGTAGGCAATAACCTCCCGGTGAAAGACCAGTTTGAGGGCCTTGAAAAAGCACGCCAATGGGGCTTTAAAGTACCGAAAGAGGCGAAGCTTGCAAATTCTATTGAAGAAGTTTTCGCATTCATTGACCATTGGGATACCCATCGCCACGACCTGCCATATGAGACAGATGGTGTAGTTATCAAGGTAAACGACCTTCACCAACAGGAAGAACTGGGCTACACTGCCAAATCACCACGATGGGCTGTAGCGTATAAATTTAAAGCCGAGCGTGTTTCTACCCGACTGCATAAGATAACCTACCAGGTGGGCCGTACTGGAGCCATAACACCTGTTGCCAACCTTGAGCCGGTGCAGCTTGGTGGTACTATCGTGAAGCGTGCATCACTACACAACGCCGACCAGATAGAGAAACTTGACGTGCGTGAAGGTGATGAGGTTTTTGTAGAAAAGGGAGGGGAGATCATCCCGAAAATCATTGCAGTTGACTTTACCAAACGTGATCCTGAGAGCATGCCAACAGTTTATATTGAGAAATGTCCGGAATGTTTCCATGACCTAGAACGCAAAGAGGGCGAGGCACAACATTATTGCCCTAATTATTATGAGTGTCCGCCACAGGTTATAGGCCGTATACAGCACTTTATCTCACGCAAGGCAATGGATATTGAAGGCTTGGGCGGTGAGACGGTTACACTATTGTATAATGCAGGATTGATTCAAAATTATGCTGATTTGTACGAACTCAAAAAAGAGCAGGTAACACCGCTGGAACGCATGGCAGATAAATCAGCCGAAAATCTGATAAACGGTATTGAGGCATCAAAGAACATTCCGTTTGAGCGGGTATTGTATGCGCTGGGAATACGTTATGTAGGGGAGACTGTTGCCAAGAAACTCGCCAAGCATTACAAGACGATTGATAACCTTGCGAATGCTACGTTAATGGAATTGATAATGGTTGACGAGATAGGGGAGCGTATCGCGCAAAGCGTAGTTGATTTCTTTGCCAATGACGACAACCGTAAACTCGTTGACAGGCTGAAAGGCTATGGTGTGCAGTTGGAAACATCTGCGGAGGCAAATACCAGCGTAAGCGATAAGCTTGCCGGGAAGACATTTGTTGTATCGGGTGTGTTTGAGAAATTCTCGCGTGATGATCTTAAGAAAGCTATTGAAGACAACGGCGGCAAGGTTGGGAGTTCCATTTCATCAAAGACAGATTATGTTGTAGCCGGAGACAATATGGGCCCTGCTAAATTGGAAAAGGCCAAACAGCTGGGTGTAAAGATAATTAGTGAGGATGAGTTTATACAGTTGTTAGATGGGAATCTTTAG
- a CDS encoding bifunctional UDP-sugar hydrolase/5'-nucleotidase: MKRREFIQKSAAGSALVLGGLSLSSFDLEPEVKKKITILHTNDVHSHIDPFPANDPKYANLGGAARRAALIDSIRKENPNVLLFDAGDVFQGTPYFNYYGGELEFKLMSMMQYDLATMGNHDFDNGIDGFYAQLPNAKFDFVSANYDFKNTVLNGVVKPYKIFVKDGIKIGVFGLGIELQGLVDKKLYKETVYLNPIEIAQDMSRILKQNEKCDLVICLSHLGFIYDNDKQKISDLTLARTTKNIDLIIGGHTHTFLTKPYIAKNLDDKEVLVNQVGCYGLNLGQIDFYFENGGWFGKGRTIVV, encoded by the coding sequence ATGAAAAGAAGAGAGTTTATACAGAAAAGTGCAGCGGGTTCGGCATTGGTTTTAGGGGGATTGTCGCTAAGCAGCTTTGACCTTGAGCCTGAAGTAAAAAAGAAAATCACTATACTGCACACCAATGATGTGCACAGCCATATTGACCCTTTTCCTGCCAATGACCCGAAGTATGCCAACCTGGGCGGCGCAGCAAGAAGAGCGGCGCTAATTGACAGCATCCGTAAAGAAAACCCAAATGTACTATTGTTTGATGCAGGTGATGTTTTCCAGGGGACGCCGTACTTTAATTACTATGGTGGGGAGCTGGAGTTTAAGCTCATGAGTATGATGCAGTATGACCTGGCAACTATGGGTAACCATGATTTTGACAATGGCATTGACGGTTTTTATGCACAGCTGCCAAACGCTAAGTTTGATTTTGTTTCTGCCAATTATGATTTTAAAAACACGGTGCTGAACGGTGTTGTAAAGCCCTATAAGATTTTTGTGAAAGACGGGATTAAGATCGGCGTGTTCGGCTTGGGAATTGAACTACAGGGCTTGGTCGATAAAAAACTATATAAGGAAACTGTTTACCTCAACCCGATAGAGATTGCACAAGACATGAGCCGCATCTTAAAGCAGAACGAAAAGTGCGACCTTGTGATATGCCTCTCTCACCTTGGCTTCATCTATGATAATGATAAGCAAAAGATAAGCGACCTCACCCTCGCGCGCACTACCAAGAATATCGATTTAATTATCGGCGGACACACGCACACTTTCTTAACCAAGCCATATATCGCCAAAAACCTTGACGATAAAGAAGTACTGGTAAACCAGGTGGGCTGCTATGGCCTGAACCTCGGCCAGATTGATTTTTATTTTGAAAATGGTGGTTGGTTTGGTAAAGGACGGACAATAGTGGTTTAG
- a CDS encoding 5'-nucleotidase C-terminal domain-containing protein, with translation MIILKNCNAALRTLVLSAMLFSAMSCSTGLKNSRIEGKKLPITQELPAKQEIENVIKPYREHVDKDLSAVLAYSPEALDKSKPIQKWQTAIGNLMADITFEAADKLFMQRHQKHVDVCLLNHGGIRATIPQGDVTTRTAFEVMPFENSLIIISLKGHQIKEIAEYFAKEKKPHPLAGMSIVMNANGTVKDIKVQGRKVGDDNIYNVATSDYLSNGGDNMEFFKKGVASYDMDYKLRNIIIDYFKAVDTINASKTLRIITE, from the coding sequence ATGATAATCTTAAAAAACTGTAACGCCGCATTGCGCACTTTAGTTTTATCTGCCATGCTATTTTCTGCTATGTCATGCAGCACCGGCCTTAAAAACAGCAGGATTGAGGGTAAGAAGCTTCCCATAACGCAGGAATTACCAGCAAAGCAGGAAATTGAAAACGTTATTAAGCCCTATCGTGAACATGTAGATAAAGACCTTTCGGCGGTGCTGGCTTACAGCCCAGAAGCGCTCGACAAAAGTAAGCCAATCCAGAAATGGCAAACCGCTATTGGCAACCTTATGGCCGATATTACTTTTGAGGCTGCAGATAAATTGTTTATGCAGCGCCACCAGAAACACGTAGATGTATGCCTGCTGAACCATGGCGGTATCCGTGCCACTATTCCACAGGGTGATGTGACAACGAGGACAGCCTTTGAAGTTATGCCATTTGAAAACAGCCTGATTATTATTTCGCTGAAGGGCCATCAGATAAAGGAAATTGCTGAATATTTTGCAAAAGAAAAGAAACCTCATCCGCTGGCAGGCATGAGCATAGTAATGAATGCAAACGGTACGGTGAAAGACATAAAAGTACAAGGCCGGAAAGTGGGTGATGATAATATTTACAATGTTGCGACGTCAGATTATCTTTCAAACGGTGGCGACAATATGGAGTTCTTTAAAAAAGGTGTGGCAAGCTATGATATGGACTATAAGCTGCGCAACATCATCATTGATTATTTTAAAGCGGTTGACACCATAAACGCCTCTAAAACCTTACGCATAATTACCGAATAG
- the dapA gene encoding 4-hydroxy-tetrahydrodipicolinate synthase, which translates to MQSLIGTGVALITPFKKDFSVDVDALKKIVDFQVQGGIDYLVVLGTTAESATLTKQEKQLVIDTVIEANAGRLPLVLGVGGNNTAEVAAELKERDLSAFTAILSVSPYYNKPTQEGIYQHFKMVAEASPLPIILYNVPGRTASNMLPATVIRLAKDFKNIIGIKEAAGDIVQAMKLIQHKPEGFLVISGDDMITLPMVLAGGAGVISVIAEGFPRQFSDMVRLGLQRKVDEAYKLHYQIADAIDMIFEQGNPGGIKVVFRELGLCEDTLRLPLVNVNEDLDNRLTSFTRQIGK; encoded by the coding sequence ATGCAGTCACTTATTGGTACAGGCGTTGCGCTGATAACCCCATTTAAAAAAGATTTTTCGGTAGATGTTGATGCCCTTAAAAAAATTGTCGACTTCCAAGTTCAGGGAGGTATAGACTATCTTGTTGTATTGGGTACAACAGCTGAATCTGCTACGCTTACCAAACAAGAAAAGCAACTGGTTATTGATACTGTGATTGAAGCCAATGCAGGCCGCCTGCCGCTCGTCTTAGGTGTGGGTGGTAACAACACTGCTGAGGTGGCAGCTGAGCTTAAAGAACGGGACCTAAGCGCTTTTACAGCCATACTTTCGGTTTCACCATATTACAACAAGCCAACACAAGAGGGTATTTACCAACATTTTAAAATGGTTGCTGAAGCATCTCCGCTGCCAATAATACTTTATAATGTACCGGGACGTACTGCCAGCAACATGCTTCCTGCAACAGTTATTAGACTTGCAAAAGATTTTAAAAATATCATTGGTATAAAAGAAGCTGCGGGTGACATTGTCCAGGCCATGAAGCTCATTCAGCATAAGCCGGAAGGTTTCCTTGTGATTTCGGGGGATGATATGATCACACTGCCGATGGTGCTTGCCGGCGGGGCAGGGGTTATTTCGGTGATTGCCGAAGGTTTTCCTCGCCAGTTTAGTGACATGGTACGCCTTGGCCTTCAGCGTAAGGTTGATGAAGCTTACAAATTACATTACCAGATTGCCGATGCCATTGACATGATTTTTGAGCAGGGTAACCCGGGCGGTATCAAAGTGGTTTTCCGTGAGCTTGGCCTTTGTGAAGATACATTGAGGCTGCCACTGGTAAATGTAAATGAAGATCTTGATAACCGGCTTACATCTTTTACCAGGCAAATTGGTAAGTAA
- a CDS encoding outer membrane protein assembly factor BamD, translating to MAKYFYILFIAVLFASCSPYQKALKSEEVKFKYEVAEQMYNKGKYEKAIRLFEQIQSSYRGKPQAEKLFYMFAMSYYKTKQYYLAGYEMEKFSSQYPRSEKSEEAAFLGAKSFYYLSPVYSLDQADTYKAIDKLQNFINEYPNSQYMGEANLVMKELREKLEKKAYEIAKQYNTIMDYKAAIKSLDNFIIDFPGTKYKEDALYYKYDSSYHLAINSVQARMEERLQQAKSNYAALMKFNSETKYKKDADEKLARIETELKNFSK from the coding sequence ATGGCTAAATATTTTTATATCCTTTTTATTGCAGTACTATTCGCTTCTTGCAGCCCTTACCAGAAGGCGCTTAAATCTGAAGAAGTGAAGTTCAAATATGAAGTTGCTGAGCAAATGTATAACAAAGGCAAATATGAAAAGGCCATTCGCCTGTTTGAGCAGATACAAAGTTCGTATCGTGGCAAGCCTCAGGCAGAGAAACTGTTTTATATGTTTGCAATGTCTTACTATAAAACAAAGCAATATTATCTGGCAGGATATGAGATGGAAAAATTTTCATCGCAGTATCCGCGGAGTGAGAAGAGTGAAGAGGCTGCTTTTCTTGGGGCTAAGTCATTTTACTACCTGTCTCCTGTATACTCACTTGACCAGGCAGATACTTACAAAGCTATAGACAAGCTGCAGAATTTCATAAACGAATACCCAAATTCACAATATATGGGTGAGGCTAACCTGGTGATGAAAGAACTGCGTGAAAAGCTTGAGAAAAAGGCCTATGAAATTGCTAAGCAGTATAACACTATTATGGATTACAAGGCAGCCATAAAGTCGCTTGATAATTTTATAATAGACTTCCCGGGAACCAAGTACAAGGAAGATGCCTTGTACTATAAATATGATTCATCATATCATTTGGCTATAAACAGTGTGCAGGCAAGAATGGAAGAGAGGCTTCAGCAGGCAAAAAGCAATTACGCTGCACTGATGAAGTTTAACAGCGAAACAAAATATAAAAAAGACGCCGACGAAAAGCTGGCAAGGATTGAAACTGAATTAAAAAATTTTTCTAAATAA